ACCCATAGTTGCTCGCCGGCACATTGGTGAAATCGTCGGCTTCCGGCTTGGTCCAGTCGGGGCAGGCCGGCGGGGTCACGACATAGCGGCCAAGCGTCACCACGACCGCGTTTGGCGAGAGCGCGCCGTCGACGCTCGGACGGGACGCCACGGTGGCCGGTGCGCGCATCTTGTGAAGTAGTTTGGAAACGGCATCGAGCCGCTTTTCGGCCAGCTGGTCGGCCGCTTTGTCGCTCGCCTTCGGGCCGGCATCCAGGGTCAACTGGTCGCCATAGCCGAAATTGACCTGCGAGAGGAAGTCAGCGAGCTTGCGGTCCTCGCCGGTTTGCGGATTTGCGGTACCCGGCGCGAATTCGACCTTGTGCACCATGGTCACGAAATCCACGCGGTTTTCCTTGGGCGCTTCGGTCGGCGTCCAACGCTCCGTGTCCTGACAGCCCGTAACGAGCAACGCAGCCGCAAGGAGGAGCGGGAAGAACAGCATCATTGAATCGCGCGGCAACATCATCTCTGCTCCTAGTTGAGGCTGAATCCGGCCGGGCCGATGAGCTTATTTCCATCGACATCCCCCGTTGGCGCGGTGCCGCCGACAGGTTCGGTCGGGCGCACGTTGCGGCCGCGCAGGATGCGATCGACGTCGTTGGGCGGTGTGTAGCCGCTATTCGGCCCCTGGAGGCGACGGTCGGAGACCGGCTTCACGAGATAGGGCGTCACGAGGATCACAAGTTCGCTTTCATTGCGCTGGAAACTGTCGGAGCGAAACAAGGCGCCGAGTACCGGCAGTTCGCCGAGCCCCGGAACCTTGTTGAGCGTGTCGGTGATGTTGTTCTGCAGCAGTCCGCCGATTGCGAAACTCTGTCCGCTGCCGAGTTCGACGGTCGTTTCCGCGCGCCTGGTCGAGAGCGCCGGAATCGTGAAGCCCGAGATTTGCACGGCACCCGTGTTCGAAAGCTGGCTCACTTCCGGGCGCACGCGCAGGCTGATGCGCCCACTTTCGAGCACGACGGGCGTAAAGGCGAGGGCCACGCCGAACGGCTTGAATTCGACCGTGACCTGGTTGGTGTTTTGCGGCACCACGATCGGGAATTCGCCGCCCGCCAGGAAGCTCGCGGTCTCGCCGGACATGGCGGTGAGGTTCGGCTCGGCGAGAATGTTGACGAGGCCATTCTGGTCGAGTGCGTCGATCACGCTGTTGACGTTGACGTCGGGCGTATTGACGCCGAAGAGATAGCTGTTCGTCGGCACGCCGGACGGCCCGACGTTGCGGGTAATGAAGTTCCCCGTCGTCGTGGTGGCCCCGGAAGTCGTCATGAGCGGGATCGTCGTCGCCGGCGTGCCGGTCGCAAGTCCGAAGGCGAAGCTGCCGACGCGGCCGATTGCATCCCAGTTGATTCCGAGCTGCTTGATGATGTTGCGTTGAACCTCGGCGACGCGCACGCGCAGATTGACCTGGTTGGGTTGATCAATCGTGATGTGGTTGACGATTTCCTTGTCGTCGGTCACGAACGGCCGTGCGATCCGCTTTGCTTCCTCCGCCTCGAGCGGAGAGTTGACGCTGCCGACCAGCACGAGCGAGCCGTTGACAGCCTCCACATCGACCGAGCTGTTCGGTAGCATCTGGTTAAGGGCGAGCTGAATTCTTCCAACATCGCGCTTCACGGAGATCGGCCGGTTGAAGAGCACGTGATCCTGGCTATCCACCGCGTACAAAGACGTCTCGCCCGGCTGCTTGGCGAAGAGGTAGATGAGCTTGGGCGATTTCACCTTGACGTCGGCGATCTCGGGATCGGCGACGAACACCGTGTCCGCATTGTGATCGAGGCGGATGAGGGTGCCCTTGTTGACCCCAAGCTCGATGGGCGCGCCCGTCGGCGGCACCATCTGTTGTGCAAGGCTCGTACCTGCCGCACCCGTGAGCGCTAGGGCGATCGCGAAGATGAGAGCGGCGAAAACGCGGGGCGCGGACATCAGTTGACTCCTGTCGAGGCTTGCACGGGCTTTGGCGCCCCTTCAGCCGTTGCGGCGGGGGGTGGGGTGGGTGCTGAAGGCGCATGGCCGCCGCTCGCCGCCTCGCCGCGGAGAATCGTCACGACAGGCGGGGCATTCGGCAAACTCGAGTGAGTGCCCGGCTTGGCGATGAGCGGGCTCACGTCGCTGTCCCACGTGTGGCTGACCGAGGAGGGGCCGCGCAGCCGCGCATCGAAATCGTTGTCGCCCTGGTGCGCCAGGCTGCGCAAGCTGAGGGAGAGCTTGCCAAGCTCGGCGGCGACGTCAATAACCTCGACCTGCTTCGGCGTCACCTCGAAAGTGATGGTCTTGGCGAGCAGGGGCTTATTGTCCTGATCGTTCGTCGTCTGATCGACCGCCAGAACGCGCACATCGGTCAGGACGGTCTCGCTGGCCTGGCGCGGCATGGCGTTCGGGTTGTCATCGTCCTTGAGGGCGTGCGCCAGGATGAGATCGACCCGGTCGCCGGGGAAGACGAGCCCCGCGACGCCCGAAGTCGCCGTCACCGGCACCGAGACGGCGCGCATGCCGGGTTCGAGAACGGCTGCGAGAAATCCCCGGTCGCCCGGCTTGATAAAGCGGCCCTGCGTGACTGGCTCGCCCGCGGCGATGCGAAGGCGGACCACGGCGCCAACGAGCGCCTGGGGGGTCTCGTTATCCTTAGTAAGGTAATTGTCGCTCAGCTCATCGCTGGGCCAGGGCTGCCAGCGCAGATCTTCAACGCGGATGAAGCTGCCGGTCGGCAGATCCTTGGCCGCCACCAGAACGTACGGCGCTTCCTTCGCGGGTTTCTTTTCCGCATCGAGCGCCGCTCGCTGCTCGGCAAGCCAATTCCGCGCGACATGCGCCGTGCCGAGGGCTATGACGATGGCGAGTGCCGCAAAAATGAATACGCGTGGCTTCATGACAATCCCTCACGATGCGGATCACACGCTAAGACCTGCCGCCTAATTTTTCGTTAGTTTCCAGCTAACAAAAAATGAATGGCGACATAGGCCGCGCCGGCGGTGATCGCGATGCCGTAGGGTACTGGAACGGAGCCGGTCGTCTCGATCGGCACGCCTGAGGCAAGTTTGAGATGGCGCCCGACACGGACCAGCCAGACCACGGCTGCGAGAGCGCCTCCCGCCATTCCCATGACGATGAGAAAAGGAAAAATGTAGCTCGTGCCGGCCCAGAGGGAGGCAGCACCAAGGAATTTAACGTCGCCCCCGCCCGCGATGCCTTGCGAGAAGACGGCGATCCCGGCGACGAACAGGATGGCGCCGATGAGCAGAGCGCCGGGCCAGTCGATCGGTGCGGCACTCGCCAGCACATGGGCCGGATAGAGCAGGAGCACGCCGAGACTCACGGCGTTGGGAATTCGAAAATACAGTGCATCGGAATAAGCGGCCCAGCCGGCGAGGCCGAGAAAGCTCAAAACAATGAATTGATCGAGGGAAAAGAAGCCGAGCATGGCGCGTTACCTTTCTCCATGCGGCAGTTGCTTGCGGTCGACCGCACTCGGCTACCGTACATTATCTGCGAGTGGCGGTGCTCGCACGGGGGCGGGGTGGTTCCCATGCCCACTCCGCTGTTCCCGTGCCCCGCCCGTCCTGGCGGGGAACGACCGAAACCCCCGGGCGATTAGAGGTTATTCGCGACTGTGGTGAAGGTCGTCGTGAGGTTGGTGCCGACGGTCTTGATGACGCCGACGGCGGCGACGGAGATGAGCGCCGCGATAAGACCGTATTCAACGGCCGTCGCGCCCGACTCATCCTTCAGCAGGCTTTTGATCATCTTGAGCATAGCGAAGTACTCCCTTGCCAAGTGAAGCTAACGGGGACATTTGGCGCCAAAACATTTAACAAGCGGTTAAGTTTCGAAATAAAATGCAATATAAAAATCAAGACTCCAAGTATTATAAAATGCATCTAGAATAAAACATTCATTTTCGAAAAATACAGTCTGGTTTTATCTAAAATTTTAGGAGTATATTCAGTTCGATTGCTGGCGATGCGCCGCAGCGGTGCGGTCAGGAGGTTCGGAACCGCTGCGGCGGACAAACGAAACGGCCCGCACGGATTGAGCCGCTCGCAAGTTTGGCGGCAAATATTGGGGAAGGCCGCACGTCCCGGCTATCCCTTTGGGTTGCCATGCATATGTTTTAATTATCTTATTGGCATGCGAGCATGCGAAATCCCATCGACAAATGCGGGATGAAATGATCGAATGCGCGCCACGTGACGCGCGCCCAGACGCGCGCCGCCATATGCGCAATCGAGATTTCCGGAGGAGTTCGATGATTCAACTTTATACGGCGGGAACCGGCAACGGACGCCGGGCGACGATCATGCTCGAGGAGTGCAAGCTCGCCTACAAGGCGCACATCATTGAAATCGGGAAGGGTGCGAACAAGCCGGCCGAATTCCTAAAGATCAATCCGCACGGCACGGTGCCGGTGATCGTCGACCCGCCCGGCATCGGGCGGAAGACGGCGACCACGGTCAAGCAATCGGGGGCCATCCTCTTCTATCTCGCGGAGAAGGCCGGAAAGTTCGTTCCGAAGGCGGCGGCGGCACGCGCGCTCACCGTTCAATGGACGATGGCCGCCTTGACCGACCTCGCACCCGCCAGCACGAGCATTTTCCTCTCCACCGCCGTGATGCCGACCAAAGTGCCCGCGGTCGTCGGATTTTTCGAAAGCCGCTTCATCGAGCAATGCAAGGTCTTCGACGAACGTCTCGGCGAGGCGGACTACCTTGCGGGTGATGAGGCGACGATCGCCGACTTCGCACTCTATCCGGTGATCTTCGGCCGCCAGGCTCTCGTCGACAAAGCTCCAGGCCTGCAAAATCTCAAGCGCTGGGCGGCGACGATGGCGGCCCGGCCGGCGACGGCTGCAGCACTCAAGGTCGCGTGACCGCTCAGCGTCTTTAGACCTTCGTGGAAGTTGAGGCGGAGTGCGGGCGCCGAAACGATCCCGGCGCCGCACTTAGTACGCTATGCACTCCCGGGGCGGCTTCGGTCTCGGTAGGACGAGTGCGGGTGCGTCGCCGCCGTCAGTGCGCCATGAAGACCGGGACCGTCGATTCAGCCAAAATATGGCTGGTGGTGCCGCCGAAAATCATCTGACGCAAGCGGCTCTGGGTGTAGGCGCCCTTGATCAGGAGGTCTGCACCCCAATCGGCCGCCTCGGCGAGGACGGCTTCGCCCACGCTACGCTTCATCGCCTTTGCAACCTTCGCGGCGGCAGGGACTCCGTTTCTGAGGAGATAATTGGCCACGTCCTGTGGGGTCGGTCCCGGCACCCCGCCACCCTCGATCAAAAGCACTTGCACATCCTTGCTGCGAACGAGGAAGGGCATGGCAAATGCCATCGTGCGCGCGGTCTCGGTCGAACCGTTCCATGCCACGCAGACTCGCTCACCGAGCTTTTGCGGGGCGTTCGGCGGCGCGATCAGGAGGGGTCGGCCACTCTCGAACAATGCGGCTTCGAGCGTGCTCATCGCGGAGCTTGAGCCGCCGCGCGTGGGGCGGCCGACGGCGATCAGATCGAAAACCCGACCGCGACTGCCGATCGTCGATTCGCCCTGAATCGTTTCCTCGTACCAGCCGGATGTCGGGCCGGGCTGCGGTGCAATACTAGGGCTGCGCGGCACGTTGTTTTGCCGCATGAACTCGTCGAAGGCCGCCCGCACGCGTTGGGCACGGGCCTGATCCTCGCGCTCGAAGCTTTCGATCAGGCCCGGGGTGGCGGCGACCAAGCCCTCAGCGCCCGCGGCGACGACGCCGGTCAATCCGGGGCGGACGTGAAGGCCCTCCATGTAGCTGCCGAAGACTCGCGCGGCGTGGAGTGTGGTTTGCAAAATCGACGGGAGGACCGGACTGTCCTCGAGCGGCAGAAGAATCGTTTTCATGATTGCGCCCCCGTGTTCTTCGTTTCTCGGTTC
This is a stretch of genomic DNA from Alphaproteobacteria bacterium. It encodes these proteins:
- a CDS encoding prepilin peptidase, whose product is MLGFFSLDQFIVLSFLGLAGWAAYSDALYFRIPNAVSLGVLLLYPAHVLASAAPIDWPGALLIGAILFVAGIAVFSQGIAGGGDVKFLGAASLWAGTSYIFPFLIVMGMAGGALAAVVWLVRVGRHLKLASGVPIETTGSVPVPYGIAITAGAAYVAIHFLLAGN
- a CDS encoding Flp family type IVb pilin — translated: MLKMIKSLLKDESGATAVEYGLIAALISVAAVGVIKTVGTNLTTTFTTVANNL
- a CDS encoding type II and III secretion system protein family protein produces the protein MSAPRVFAALIFAIALALTGAAGTSLAQQMVPPTGAPIELGVNKGTLIRLDHNADTVFVADPEIADVKVKSPKLIYLFAKQPGETSLYAVDSQDHVLFNRPISVKRDVGRIQLALNQMLPNSSVDVEAVNGSLVLVGSVNSPLEAEEAKRIARPFVTDDKEIVNHITIDQPNQVNLRVRVAEVQRNIIKQLGINWDAIGRVGSFAFGLATGTPATTIPLMTTSGATTTTGNFITRNVGPSGVPTNSYLFGVNTPDVNVNSVIDALDQNGLVNILAEPNLTAMSGETASFLAGGEFPIVVPQNTNQVTVEFKPFGVALAFTPVVLESGRISLRVRPEVSQLSNTGAVQISGFTIPALSTRRAETTVELGSGQSFAIGGLLQNNITDTLNKVPGLGELPVLGALFRSDSFQRNESELVILVTPYLVKPVSDRRLQGPNSGYTPPNDVDRILRGRNVRPTEPVGGTAPTGDVDGNKLIGPAGFSLN
- a CDS encoding glutathione S-transferase family protein, which codes for MIQLYTAGTGNGRRATIMLEECKLAYKAHIIEIGKGANKPAEFLKINPHGTVPVIVDPPGIGRKTATTVKQSGAILFYLAEKAGKFVPKAAAARALTVQWTMAALTDLAPASTSIFLSTAVMPTKVPAVVGFFESRFIEQCKVFDERLGEADYLAGDEATIADFALYPVIFGRQALVDKAPGLQNLKRWAATMAARPATAAALKVA
- a CDS encoding CpaD family pilus assembly lipoprotein gives rise to the protein MMLPRDSMMLFFPLLLAAALLVTGCQDTERWTPTEAPKENRVDFVTMVHKVEFAPGTANPQTGEDRKLADFLSQVNFGYGDQLTLDAGPKASDKAADQLAEKRLDAVSKLLHKMRAPATVASRPSVDGALSPNAVVVTLGRYVVTPPACPDWTKPEADDFTNVPASNYGCATNTNFGLMVANPAELVRGSSEGGADGDYGATGIEHYRNGDVSKSLKPELPKLYSGGGGN
- a CDS encoding universal stress protein, with the protein product EPRNEEHGGAIMKTILLPLEDSPVLPSILQTTLHAARVFGSYMEGLHVRPGLTGVVAAGAEGLVAATPGLIESFEREDQARAQRVRAAFDEFMRQNNVPRSPSIAPQPGPTSGWYEETIQGESTIGSRGRVFDLIAVGRPTRGGSSSAMSTLEAALFESGRPLLIAPPNAPQKLGERVCVAWNGSTETARTMAFAMPFLVRSKDVQVLLIEGGGVPGPTPQDVANYLLRNGVPAAAKVAKAMKRSVGEAVLAEAADWGADLLIKGAYTQSRLRQMIFGGTTSHILAESTVPVFMAH
- the cpaB gene encoding Flp pilus assembly protein CpaB, with protein sequence MKPRVFIFAALAIVIALGTAHVARNWLAEQRAALDAEKKPAKEAPYVLVAAKDLPTGSFIRVEDLRWQPWPSDELSDNYLTKDNETPQALVGAVVRLRIAAGEPVTQGRFIKPGDRGFLAAVLEPGMRAVSVPVTATSGVAGLVFPGDRVDLILAHALKDDDNPNAMPRQASETVLTDVRVLAVDQTTNDQDNKPLLAKTITFEVTPKQVEVIDVAAELGKLSLSLRSLAHQGDNDFDARLRGPSSVSHTWDSDVSPLIAKPGTHSSLPNAPPVVTILRGEAASGGHAPSAPTPPPAATAEGAPKPVQASTGVN